In one Elusimicrobiales bacterium genomic region, the following are encoded:
- a CDS encoding phosphoglucomutase, which produces MAHENAGSIAETVINPRHFRQEFFSPSQKPHKVKFGTSGHRGKLGAGFCELHALAIAQAVARLHIEKGVKGPVICGGDTRLMSAETARICAQALAANGIETLLSESALPTPVMSSAIMSGAAAGCLNATASHNPPQDMGLKYNPSTGGPASGATTALIEAWANEYMESPALIKRITFEEAQKRGLARYCDFTGPYIEKLALMVNFDAIRQSGLRIAINTLGGASGPFYQAAKERLNLPNLKLVFNELDPAFGFIPLDHDGQIRMDPSSPYPMKPLIELAQSGGCDFAGASDPDADRFGAATPKAGLVPPNHALAVLLDYLITHRPQWPQSLRAARTIGTTHLLDKIAAAAGRGCDEKDVGFKHFVDGISSGRYILAGEESAGLSAYGWTTEKDGILAVFLLAEAMAVTGKDLSELYSALTARHGAPCYRRTDFPLTEAARSRIKSFSPDSFAGEEIAGETVQRVRASDGIKLYLEDSWVLVRLSGTEPIAKLYAETFRGPRQLDAVIDRAAAMFMEETHAS; this is translated from the coding sequence ATGGCACATGAAAACGCAGGCAGCATAGCCGAAACCGTCATAAACCCGCGCCATTTCCGGCAGGAGTTTTTCTCGCCGTCGCAAAAGCCGCATAAGGTGAAGTTCGGCACCTCCGGCCACCGCGGGAAACTGGGCGCGGGCTTTTGCGAGCTGCACGCCCTTGCGATAGCGCAGGCCGTCGCGCGGCTGCATATTGAAAAGGGCGTCAAAGGCCCCGTCATCTGCGGCGGGGACACGCGGCTCATGTCGGCTGAAACCGCCCGGATATGCGCGCAGGCGCTGGCCGCCAACGGCATTGAAACCCTGCTTTCGGAAAGCGCGCTGCCCACGCCGGTGATGTCGTCTGCCATAATGTCCGGGGCGGCGGCGGGCTGCCTTAACGCCACAGCCTCGCACAACCCGCCGCAGGACATGGGGCTCAAATACAACCCCTCCACCGGCGGACCCGCCTCCGGCGCGACGACCGCGCTTATAGAGGCTTGGGCCAATGAATACATGGAAAGCCCGGCCCTGATAAAGCGTATAACGTTTGAAGAGGCGCAAAAACGCGGCCTTGCCCGCTATTGCGATTTCACGGGGCCTTATATAGAAAAGCTGGCCCTGATGGTGAACTTTGACGCTATCCGGCAAAGCGGGCTGCGCATCGCAATCAACACTTTGGGCGGCGCGTCCGGGCCGTTCTACCAGGCTGCAAAAGAGCGGCTGAATCTGCCGAATCTGAAGCTGGTTTTCAACGAGCTGGACCCTGCTTTCGGCTTCATTCCGCTGGACCATGACGGGCAGATACGGATGGACCCGTCCTCTCCGTATCCGATGAAACCGCTTATAGAGCTGGCGCAAAGCGGCGGCTGCGATTTCGCCGGCGCCTCGGACCCGGATGCGGACCGCTTCGGCGCGGCAACCCCGAAGGCCGGGCTTGTGCCGCCCAATCACGCGCTGGCCGTGCTGCTGGATTATCTGATAACGCACAGGCCGCAGTGGCCGCAAAGCCTGCGCGCCGCGCGCACCATAGGCACCACCCATCTGCTGGATAAAATCGCCGCCGCCGCGGGCCGCGGCTGCGACGAGAAAGACGTGGGCTTCAAGCATTTCGTGGACGGCATCTCCTCCGGGCGGTATATTCTTGCCGGAGAGGAGAGCGCCGGCCTCTCCGCCTACGGCTGGACCACGGAAAAAGACGGCATTCTGGCGGTATTCCTGCTGGCGGAGGCGATGGCGGTTACGGGAAAAGACCTCTCCGAGCTTTACTCCGCGCTGACCGCCAGGCACGGCGCGCCCTGCTACCGCCGGACGGATTTCCCGCTCACCGAGGCCGCCCGGAGCCGGATAAAATCTTTCTCTCCGGATTCATTCGCGGGCGAGGAAATCGCGGGCGAGACTGTGCAGCGGGTCCGCGCATCGGACGGAATAAAATTGTACCTTGAGGATTCGTGGGTTCTTGTGCGCCTGTCCGGCACCGAGCCGATAGCCAAGCTCTATGCCGAAACATTCCGCGGGCCGCGCCAGCTTGATGCAGTGATAGACCGCGCCGCCGCCATGTTCATGGAGGAAACACATGCCAGTTGA
- a CDS encoding adenylosuccinate synthetase: MPVDIISGGQAGDEGKGKISAYLSYKGNYSHCVRVGGPNAGHTVVFGGKSYALKSVSSGFLNPRTKIVLGAGAYIITDWLLKEADLTGCRDRLLIDPRAVVIEPRHTDAERGDGHFMSLVGSVGTGLGQAVKERIERRALRFAKDEPALADYIADVPEILNAALGKGGEVLVEGTQGVKLSLIHGEYPFVTSRDTTASTFLAEAGIGPKHARDVYAVFKPYVSRVGPGPLERELENKNELAKYHSQGREVGSVSGRLRRIGAFEDNWAKRAVMLNSANKIAVTHIDMFEGNSRIRTMADVTPPAREFLDGLARLGELTPHPELALVSTGPELEDMIDLRKP; this comes from the coding sequence ATGCCAGTTGACATCATATCCGGCGGCCAGGCCGGAGACGAGGGGAAAGGGAAAATATCGGCCTACCTCTCGTATAAGGGAAACTACTCCCACTGCGTGCGCGTGGGCGGCCCCAATGCGGGGCATACCGTGGTTTTCGGCGGGAAATCATATGCGCTTAAAAGCGTTTCCTCCGGATTCCTGAACCCGCGCACCAAAATAGTGCTGGGCGCCGGCGCGTATATCATAACCGACTGGCTGCTTAAGGAAGCCGACCTCACCGGCTGCCGCGACAGGCTGCTGATAGACCCGCGCGCGGTGGTCATAGAGCCGCGCCATACCGATGCCGAACGCGGCGACGGGCATTTCATGTCCCTTGTGGGCAGCGTGGGAACCGGGCTTGGCCAGGCGGTTAAAGAGCGCATAGAGCGCAGAGCCCTCAGATTCGCCAAAGACGAGCCGGCCCTCGCGGATTATATAGCCGACGTGCCGGAGATACTCAACGCCGCGCTGGGCAAAGGCGGGGAAGTGCTGGTGGAGGGGACGCAGGGCGTCAAACTCTCGCTCATCCACGGCGAATATCCGTTTGTCACCTCGCGCGACACCACGGCCTCCACTTTTCTTGCCGAGGCCGGCATAGGCCCCAAACACGCGCGGGATGTGTATGCGGTGTTCAAGCCTTATGTGAGCCGCGTCGGCCCCGGCCCGCTGGAGCGCGAGCTGGAGAACAAAAACGAGCTTGCCAAATACCATTCGCAGGGGCGCGAGGTGGGCAGCGTGAGCGGCAGGCTGCGCCGCATAGGCGCCTTTGAGGACAACTGGGCGAAAAGGGCGGTGATGCTCAATTCCGCCAACAAAATAGCGGTTACGCATATAGACATGTTTGAGGGCAATTCCCGCATCAGAACCATGGCGGACGTCACCCCTCCCGCGCGCGAATTTCTGGACGGGCTTGCCCGGCTGGGCGAACTGACTCCGCATCCAGAGCTGGCGCTGGTCTCCACCGGGCCGGAGCTGGAAGACATGATAGACCTGAGAAAACCATGA
- a CDS encoding lysylphosphatidylglycerol synthase transmembrane domain-containing protein → MKKSISIAGGFAVSAALIWLAARKIDFRDVAGVYGRPGFLEFALVPVIVAFMLLMRGLRWKLLVLPCARIPVFQMTKLETMGLALNNVLPLRLGEIGRATIGAASTDAPFLTLLSTIVVERVLDAITLGVIFAAAITVGGAQSLAQYAPTVWAMVGATVVALAMLIFLEEMLEHSSLLRGFLARFPKLDRFARQIGMGAQALRDWKLALAIIALGAPLWLADAFGYFWAAHIIGLTPALSYGKAMVTLCTAALAVAMPSAPGFFGAFELALQRLLMGWGVNPGDALAYAAFVHLNGYILITLTGIIFLYGAGHSLGGVWKHLSGGAPAACPPQPEKAG, encoded by the coding sequence ATGAAAAAATCCATCTCCATCGCGGGCGGTTTCGCCGTAAGCGCGGCTCTTATCTGGCTGGCAGCCAGAAAAATAGATTTCCGCGATGTGGCCGGGGTATACGGCAGGCCCGGCTTCCTGGAGTTTGCGCTGGTGCCGGTAATCGTGGCATTCATGCTGCTCATGCGCGGGCTGCGGTGGAAACTGCTGGTGCTGCCCTGCGCCAGAATACCGGTTTTCCAGATGACAAAGCTGGAGACCATGGGCCTTGCGCTCAATAACGTGCTGCCGCTGCGGCTGGGCGAGATAGGGCGGGCCACCATAGGCGCGGCCTCCACCGACGCGCCGTTTCTGACCCTGCTTTCAACCATAGTGGTGGAGCGGGTGCTGGACGCCATCACGCTGGGCGTCATTTTCGCCGCCGCGATAACCGTCGGCGGCGCACAGAGCCTGGCCCAGTATGCGCCGACCGTCTGGGCAATGGTGGGGGCGACGGTTGTCGCGCTGGCGATGCTGATTTTTCTGGAGGAGATGCTGGAGCATAGCAGCCTGCTGCGCGGCTTTCTGGCAAGGTTTCCGAAGCTGGACCGCTTCGCCCGGCAGATAGGCATGGGCGCGCAGGCGCTGCGAGACTGGAAACTGGCGCTTGCCATAATCGCGCTGGGCGCGCCGCTGTGGCTGGCGGACGCTTTCGGCTATTTCTGGGCCGCGCATATAATCGGACTTACGCCGGCGCTTAGCTACGGCAAGGCGATGGTAACGTTGTGCACGGCGGCGCTGGCGGTGGCGATGCCGTCGGCGCCCGGGTTTTTCGGGGCTTTCGAGCTGGCGCTTCAGCGGCTGCTTATGGGCTGGGGGGTTAACCCGGGCGATGCGCTGGCCTATGCCGCGTTCGTGCATCTCAACGGCTACATACTCATAACGCTGACCGGAATAATTTTCCTCTACGGCGCGGGACATTCGCTGGGCGGGGTGTGGAAGCATCTCTCCGGCGGCGCGCCCGCCGCCTGCCCCCCGCAGCCGGAAAAAGCCGGATGA
- a CDS encoding glycosyltransferase family 4 protein, translating to MKPPSVVMLIASFRPAIGGAETQALEISRFLKDGGARVRVLTRRLPGTKSLETIEGVPVRRLFCPGGGMLNSLWFMAASFGWLVVNGADYGVIHVHLAASHALAACLAARLTGKKVVVTVGGGAGIGELAASSRTIGGRLKLSLLPFFAPKLLLVTPRQKPELEKYGLGGLAAEIFPNAVDTDKFSPPPPEEKLRLRRQLGLAEGIVFLYAGRLAPEKRLAEFIEVWAKAGRGAQFIIAGDGPEEYRIRAAAAGPGNVIVAGRADNIADYYRACDVFVLPSVSEGLSCALLEAMACGMAVMATSNGGSGDAVAEGESGFLFDPLDAETIAAIIRKFISNPQLAAEMGAKARKTAASRYDMKNAARALAGIYEGL from the coding sequence ATGAAACCGCCCTCGGTGGTGATGCTGATAGCCAGCTTCCGCCCGGCCATCGGCGGCGCGGAAACCCAGGCGCTGGAAATTTCACGGTTTCTGAAAGACGGGGGGGCGCGTGTCCGCGTGCTGACGCGGCGGCTGCCCGGCACGAAAAGCCTGGAAACCATAGAGGGCGTTCCGGTGCGGCGGCTGTTCTGCCCCGGCGGCGGAATGCTCAACTCGCTGTGGTTCATGGCGGCATCGTTTGGCTGGCTTGTTGTCAACGGCGCGGATTACGGGGTTATACATGTCCATCTTGCCGCGTCCCATGCGCTGGCCGCCTGCCTGGCGGCGAGGCTGACGGGAAAAAAAGTTGTTGTAACCGTCGGCGGCGGCGCGGGGATAGGGGAACTGGCCGCCTCCTCGCGCACAATCGGGGGAAGGCTGAAGCTGTCGCTGCTGCCGTTTTTCGCGCCGAAGCTGCTGCTGGTAACACCCCGGCAAAAGCCGGAGCTTGAGAAATACGGGCTGGGCGGGCTGGCCGCAGAAATTTTCCCCAACGCGGTGGACACCGATAAATTTTCGCCCCCCCCGCCGGAGGAGAAGCTGCGGCTGCGCCGGCAACTGGGGCTGGCTGAGGGGATCGTGTTTCTCTACGCCGGCAGGCTCGCGCCGGAGAAGCGGCTGGCGGAATTTATTGAGGTGTGGGCAAAGGCCGGGCGGGGCGCGCAGTTTATAATCGCAGGGGACGGGCCGGAAGAATACCGCATACGCGCGGCGGCGGCGGGGCCGGGCAATGTAATCGTGGCCGGGCGGGCGGACAACATAGCCGATTACTACAGGGCCTGCGACGTGTTTGTGCTGCCTTCGGTTTCGGAGGGGCTGTCCTGCGCGCTGCTGGAAGCGATGGCCTGCGGCATGGCGGTGATGGCCACCTCAAACGGCGGCTCCGGCGACGCGGTGGCCGAAGGCGAAAGCGGCTTTCTATTTGACCCGCTGGATGCGGAAACAATAGCCGCAATAATAAGGAAATTCATTTCCAATCCGCAACTGGCGGCGGAAATGGGCGCCAAAGCGCGCAAAACCGCGGCAAGCCGTTACGATATGAAAAACGCGGCGCGCGCGCTTGCCGGGATTTACGAAGGATTATAG
- the asnB gene encoding asparagine synthase (glutamine-hydrolyzing), which translates to MCGISGIFNYGTGAAVDKDELRRLNSLILHRGPDDDGFCFDGPAGLAMRRLSIIDLPTGHQPISNEDGSLWIVFNGEIYNFRELRAELEKKGHVFHTKTDTEAIVHLYEDEGKNCVKKLRGMFAFAIWDSRNKRIFIARDRIGKKPLNYSLQNGRLVFASELRAVAAACPREIDFQSLDLYLALQYIPSPRTVYKNIFKLPPAHTLTVDKNGAVSEPYWDLPLNAPPLDISESEAKSEVRRRLEEAVKIRMVSDVPLGAFLSGGVDSSVIVALMSRLSARPVKTFSVGFEEQEFSELEYARAVANMHGCEHTEFIVKPEMSDVLPKLAWHYSEPYADSSALPSYYVARETRKHVTVALNGDGGDENFAGYLRYIAMRLAHYWDYLPAPARKSLAAAAEILPEKSAPLSILWRAKRFLRSTVAGDFPARHLKMVCYFDDEAKRALYSPKFRAAVNLSGAADYIAAGYEKAAGLDFINRLLYVDIKTYLPEDLMVKMDIATMANSLEGRSPLLDHEFMEFCFRLRGDMKLRGLGKTKWLLKESFRDMLPPQILTRPKMGFAIPVGRWFRGELKKFWEEACLSRTALRRGYFNEAALRAVWEEHQSGRRDHGYRLWAVLMLELWHQAFMPDGGL; encoded by the coding sequence ATGTGCGGAATATCTGGGATATTCAATTACGGAACCGGCGCGGCGGTTGACAAGGACGAACTGCGGCGGCTCAATTCGCTTATACTCCACCGCGGGCCGGACGACGACGGGTTCTGCTTTGACGGCCCCGCCGGCCTGGCGATGCGGCGGCTGTCCATCATAGACCTGCCCACGGGGCATCAGCCCATTTCAAACGAGGACGGCTCGCTCTGGATAGTCTTCAACGGCGAGATTTACAATTTCCGGGAGCTGCGCGCGGAGCTTGAAAAAAAAGGGCACGTTTTCCACACAAAAACCGACACAGAAGCCATAGTCCATCTTTACGAGGACGAGGGCAAAAACTGCGTCAAAAAACTGCGCGGGATGTTCGCCTTCGCCATCTGGGACAGCCGCAACAAACGCATTTTCATCGCGCGCGACCGGATAGGCAAAAAACCGCTTAATTACAGCCTGCAAAACGGCAGGCTGGTGTTCGCTTCCGAGCTGCGGGCGGTGGCGGCGGCCTGCCCGCGCGAGATTGATTTCCAGTCGCTTGACCTGTATCTGGCGCTGCAATACATCCCCAGCCCGCGCACGGTTTACAAAAACATTTTCAAGCTGCCGCCGGCGCATACGCTTACGGTTGACAAAAACGGCGCGGTGTCCGAGCCGTACTGGGACCTGCCGCTGAACGCGCCGCCTCTGGATATTTCGGAAAGCGAGGCCAAAAGCGAGGTGCGCCGCCGGCTGGAGGAGGCGGTTAAAATACGCATGGTCTCCGACGTGCCGCTGGGCGCCTTCCTGTCCGGCGGGGTGGATTCCTCCGTAATAGTCGCGCTGATGAGCAGGCTATCGGCCAGGCCGGTGAAAACTTTCTCTGTCGGTTTTGAGGAGCAGGAATTTTCGGAGCTGGAATATGCCCGCGCGGTCGCGAACATGCACGGCTGCGAACACACGGAATTTATAGTAAAGCCGGAAATGAGCGACGTGCTGCCCAAACTGGCCTGGCATTACAGCGAGCCATATGCCGATTCCAGCGCGCTGCCGTCCTATTACGTGGCGCGCGAGACCAGAAAACACGTGACCGTCGCCCTCAACGGCGACGGCGGGGACGAGAATTTCGCCGGCTATCTGCGCTACATAGCGATGCGGCTGGCGCATTACTGGGACTATCTGCCCGCGCCGGCCCGCAAATCGCTGGCCGCGGCGGCGGAAATACTGCCCGAAAAATCCGCGCCGCTAAGCATTTTGTGGCGGGCCAAACGTTTCCTGCGCTCCACCGTGGCGGGGGATTTTCCGGCGCGGCATCTGAAAATGGTCTGCTATTTTGACGACGAGGCAAAGCGCGCCCTCTATTCGCCGAAATTCCGGGCGGCGGTAAATCTCTCCGGCGCGGCGGACTATATCGCCGCCGGCTATGAGAAGGCGGCGGGGCTGGATTTCATCAACCGGCTGCTTTATGTGGACATCAAAACCTATCTGCCGGAAGATTTGATGGTGAAAATGGACATTGCCACCATGGCCAACTCGCTGGAGGGCCGCTCTCCGCTGCTGGACCACGAGTTCATGGAATTCTGCTTCCGGCTCAGGGGCGATATGAAGCTCAGGGGCCTGGGCAAAACCAAGTGGCTGCTCAAGGAAAGTTTCCGCGACATGCTGCCGCCCCAGATTCTGACGCGCCCCAAAATGGGTTTTGCCATACCGGTGGGCCGCTGGTTCCGCGGCGAGCTTAAAAAATTCTGGGAGGAGGCCTGCCTCTCCCGGACCGCGCTGCGGCGCGGGTATTTCAACGAGGCCGCGCTGCGCGCCGTGTGGGAGGAGCATCAAAGCGGCAGGCGCGACCACGGCTACCGGCTGTGGGCCGTCCTCATGCTGGAATTGTGGCACCAGGCTTTCATGCCGGACGGGGGGTTATGA
- a CDS encoding cyclic nucleotide-binding domain-containing protein, producing the protein MIDNEPVKTAVSPTDLDWLAEKLGVHSTTGLNCAFEPLLSAMPSGMFIYPAGSVVLREGEPGRDICIIRSGSVSVSRKTGLAAPVELGRLQEGDFFGELGFLMKTPRTATVTAETECRIFRFPADSFAAICAKNPALERKLRQTAQIRLEKIFLEQL; encoded by the coding sequence ATGATTGATAACGAACCCGTCAAAACCGCCGTTTCTCCCACGGACCTGGACTGGCTGGCCGAAAAACTCGGCGTGCATTCCACCACAGGGCTGAACTGCGCGTTCGAGCCTTTGCTTTCGGCAATGCCGTCCGGCATGTTTATATACCCTGCGGGTTCCGTTGTGCTGCGCGAGGGCGAGCCTGGCCGCGATATATGCATCATACGCTCCGGCAGTGTAAGCGTGAGCCGCAAAACCGGCCTGGCCGCGCCTGTGGAACTGGGCAGGCTGCAAGAGGGAGATTTTTTCGGTGAATTGGGATTTCTGATGAAAACCCCCCGTACCGCCACGGTAACCGCCGAGACGGAATGCCGCATTTTCCGCTTTCCGGCGGACAGTTTCGCCGCCATCTGCGCCAAAAATCCCGCGCTGGAACGGAAGCTGCGCCAGACCGCCCAAATCCGGCTGGAAAAAATTTTTCTGGAACAGCTTTAA
- a CDS encoding CsgG/HfaB family protein — translation MRKLAFAAILPLLAGCGGSSAINQSYDVARVKRIGIASFAAPRRAVKGVEDVFAKYLIENGFTVIERSRLDAVLQEHKLSAQGVLSADTAKMLGQVLGVDAVFIGEITNYVPQKQSVAYVDTHNRYEQPVYEVRQEQQPDGSYLSVSRRTGTTVTEETVRTPHVYTQYAQIGVAIRLVDVETGEIIWVGSSTYEGENPLSAAESAASFLAGRFRKDCQASIKQRQKQQAARS, via the coding sequence GTGAGAAAACTGGCATTTGCGGCCATACTGCCGCTGCTGGCGGGCTGCGGCGGCTCCAGCGCGATAAACCAGTCCTATGACGTGGCCAGGGTCAAAAGAATAGGCATCGCCTCATTTGCCGCGCCCAGGCGCGCGGTGAAGGGCGTGGAAGACGTGTTCGCCAAGTACCTCATAGAAAACGGCTTCACCGTTATAGAACGCAGCCGGCTGGATGCCGTGCTGCAGGAGCATAAACTTTCCGCGCAGGGCGTGCTTTCCGCCGATACAGCCAAAATGCTGGGGCAGGTGCTGGGCGTGGACGCGGTGTTTATCGGCGAAATAACCAATTACGTGCCGCAAAAGCAGAGCGTGGCCTACGTGGACACGCATAACCGCTACGAGCAGCCGGTATACGAGGTCCGCCAGGAGCAGCAGCCGGACGGCTCCTATCTCTCCGTCTCGCGCCGGACGGGAACCACTGTTACCGAAGAGACCGTGCGCACCCCGCATGTTTACACGCAATACGCGCAGATAGGCGTGGCGATACGGCTGGTGGATGTTGAAACCGGCGAGATTATCTGGGTCGGCTCCAGCACTTATGAGGGCGAAAACCCGCTGTCCGCGGCGGAGAGCGCAGCCTCCTTTCTGGCCGGGCGTTTCCGCAAGGACTGCCAGGCCAGCATAAAACAGCGGCAGAAGCAGCAGGCCGCGCGGAGCTGA
- a CDS encoding trypsin-like peptidase domain-containing protein, with product MRNLFFLAFAAACALPARAASTARELQNEFNAVIARSRPAVVNIRITQERRYISPYDFYGYMFGLQSGPQVYRQLIQGNGSGVMIDPDGYIITNEHVVEQADEITVTLTGPDGKETSYQGRVAGKDPYLDLAVVKIKAEGPLPYLKLNSSGKNQAGDWAIAIGSPFGLAQTATVGVISAVRQTFVIDGRKYHDMIQTDAAVNMGNSGGALINIDGELIGINTAIYSPSGASAGIGFAIPSQEALRVLDSLKNGGGRRGGWLGIAMRPLDEAMQGGWKLRGVSGGAVVAEVDADSPAGKAGFARGDIIISCDGGEIASPSDLSELVSRREAGSALSCDALRRGRKVRLDAVLSEKPGPAPQKRGSGPGRGGWEGVIVRDGGGGAEVAGFEKGSRLADYLQPGDVVKAVNNTPCADAASFAEAAKTADMGEGVVFDIVRRGMPMYISVKAR from the coding sequence ATGCGAAATCTGTTTTTTCTTGCTTTCGCCGCCGCATGCGCGCTGCCAGCGCGGGCGGCCTCTACCGCGCGCGAGCTGCAGAATGAATTCAACGCGGTAATCGCCCGCAGCCGCCCCGCCGTGGTCAATATAAGAATAACCCAGGAAAGGCGCTATATCTCTCCCTACGATTTTTACGGCTATATGTTCGGCCTGCAAAGCGGGCCGCAGGTTTACCGGCAGCTCATACAGGGCAACGGTTCCGGCGTGATGATAGACCCGGACGGCTATATCATCACCAACGAGCATGTGGTGGAACAGGCCGACGAAATCACCGTAACGCTCACCGGCCCGGACGGCAAAGAGACGTCGTATCAGGGCCGGGTGGCGGGCAAGGACCCCTACCTGGACCTGGCCGTGGTCAAGATAAAGGCGGAGGGGCCGCTGCCGTATCTGAAACTAAACTCCTCCGGCAAAAACCAGGCGGGGGACTGGGCGATAGCGATAGGTTCGCCCTTCGGGCTGGCGCAGACGGCCACGGTGGGCGTAATCTCCGCGGTGAGGCAGACTTTCGTCATAGACGGGCGCAAATACCACGACATGATACAGACCGATGCCGCCGTCAACATGGGCAATTCCGGCGGCGCGCTGATAAACATAGACGGCGAGCTTATAGGCATAAACACCGCCATATACTCTCCCTCGGGCGCCTCCGCCGGGATAGGGTTTGCCATCCCGTCGCAGGAGGCGCTGCGCGTGCTGGACTCCCTCAAAAACGGCGGCGGGCGGCGCGGCGGCTGGCTGGGCATAGCCATGCGTCCGCTTGATGAGGCGATGCAGGGCGGCTGGAAGCTTCGCGGCGTTTCCGGCGGGGCCGTGGTGGCGGAGGTGGATGCGGATTCACCCGCCGGCAAGGCTGGCTTCGCGCGCGGCGACATAATAATTTCCTGCGACGGCGGGGAGATAGCCTCCCCCTCCGACCTGAGCGAGCTTGTCTCCCGCCGGGAGGCGGGAAGCGCGCTTTCCTGCGATGCGCTGCGCCGGGGCCGCAAGGTCCGGCTGGACGCGGTTTTATCCGAAAAGCCGGGGCCTGCGCCGCAAAAGCGCGGCTCCGGCCCGGGGCGCGGCGGCTGGGAGGGAGTCATCGTGCGCGACGGCGGCGGCGGGGCCGAGGTGGCCGGTTTTGAGAAAGGTTCCCGGCTGGCGGATTATCTTCAGCCGGGGGATGTCGTCAAAGCGGTAAACAACACGCCGTGCGCGGACGCGGCCTCTTTTGCGGAAGCGGCAAAAACGGCGGACATGGGCGAGGGCGTGGTTTTTGACATAGTGCGCAGGGGCATGCCCATGTATATCAGCGTCAAGGCGAGGTAA
- a CDS encoding tetratricopeptide repeat protein yields the protein MTGKLLSAAAVALLAIAAMQPAFRAGYVELDDREYIANNPRVLSLSPGNIARIFSVREQRLYTPLTTLSFALDYRLFGQNLEGYHAENILFHALNSVLVMRLLAALSGSAGMAFAGAALFAVHPMHVESVAWLAERKDMLYGALYLAAFLLYLGWRERGGKWRYGLSLAAFALSLLAKPMAVTLPLALLIADKMRGRAVDEKAVREKIPFFALAGLFVWNVLRHPGGAEAALGGNIAMRICAPLYAMLFYIVKLTVPAGLSPIYNIPQGGMGALALYAAVFCVAAFLVWLWVRDAEAAPLWLLFFAATLLPVMQVVPFGPVITADRYSYIPSLGIFMAWFYAARKLARRLETRLDPRIMRNAGITAAAVIVAVFAVMARERAALWGDAVALWKDSVRKHPSPMGYTALGCSWLERGFPEAAEQFFGVALTLNPNHATAIIALGNARAERGDWANALAAYRSAMYILPENPFAIANVANVHFHMGDLDAAQTEMKKAVSLLPDYPLFRDALSRYGAAARERARQGK from the coding sequence ATGACAGGAAAACTGCTATCTGCCGCCGCCGTCGCGTTGCTGGCCATAGCCGCCATGCAGCCCGCTTTCCGCGCCGGCTATGTGGAGTTGGACGACAGGGAATACATAGCCAACAATCCCAGAGTGCTCTCATTGTCTCCCGGAAACATAGCCCGCATTTTTTCTGTCCGGGAGCAGAGGCTCTACACCCCGCTTACAACATTGTCATTCGCGCTGGACTACAGGCTGTTCGGCCAGAATCTGGAGGGCTATCACGCGGAGAATATTCTGTTCCACGCGCTGAACTCCGTTCTGGTCATGAGGCTGCTGGCGGCATTGTCGGGTTCGGCGGGCATGGCTTTTGCCGGCGCGGCGCTGTTCGCTGTCCATCCGATGCATGTGGAATCCGTCGCCTGGCTGGCCGAGCGCAAAGACATGCTCTACGGCGCGTTATATCTGGCCGCGTTCCTGCTGTATCTGGGCTGGCGGGAACGGGGCGGGAAATGGCGCTACGGGCTGTCGCTTGCGGCGTTTGCGCTTTCGCTGCTGGCAAAGCCGATGGCCGTTACCCTGCCGCTTGCGCTGCTGATAGCGGACAAAATGCGCGGGCGCGCCGTTGATGAGAAGGCCGTGCGCGAGAAAATCCCGTTTTTCGCGCTGGCCGGGCTGTTTGTCTGGAACGTGCTGCGCCACCCCGGCGGCGCGGAAGCCGCGCTGGGCGGCAATATCGCCATGCGAATCTGCGCCCCGCTGTACGCCATGCTGTTTTATATCGTGAAGCTGACGGTTCCGGCGGGGCTGTCCCCGATTTACAATATTCCGCAGGGGGGGATGGGCGCTTTGGCCCTTTATGCGGCGGTTTTCTGCGTTGCGGCGTTTTTAGTCTGGCTTTGGGTGCGCGATGCGGAGGCCGCGCCGCTGTGGCTGCTGTTTTTTGCCGCGACGCTGCTGCCGGTGATGCAGGTCGTGCCTTTCGGCCCTGTGATAACGGCGGACAGGTATTCCTACATCCCGTCGCTGGGTATTTTCATGGCATGGTTTTATGCCGCGCGCAAGCTGGCGCGCCGGCTGGAAACCAGGCTTGACCCGCGCATAATGCGGAACGCGGGCATAACGGCGGCGGCGGTTATTGTCGCTGTTTTTGCGGTCATGGCGCGTGAACGCGCCGCGTTGTGGGGCGATGCGGTGGCTTTATGGAAAGACTCGGTCCGCAAACACCCTTCGCCGATGGGGTATACCGCCCTGGGCTGCTCCTGGCTGGAGCGCGGCTTCCCGGAGGCTGCGGAGCAGTTTTTCGGAGTTGCGCTTACCCTGAATCCCAATCATGCCACCGCCATTATCGCGCTGGGCAATGCCAGGGCCGAGCGCGGAGACTGGGCCAATGCGCTTGCGGCATACCGCTCCGCCATGTATATATTGCCCGAAAATCCGTTCGCAATCGCCAATGTCGCAAACGTGCACTTTCACATGGGAGACCTGGACGCGGCTCAGACGGAGATGAAAAAGGCTGTTTCGCTGCTGCCGGACTATCCGCTTTTCCGCGATGCCCTGTCGCGATACGGCGCAGCGGCGCGGGAACGCGCGCGGCAGGGGAAATGA